One segment of Magnetospirillum sp. WYHS-4 DNA contains the following:
- a CDS encoding CapA family protein produces the protein MSAMLPATPIGALDISSTSLKLKMHLAVTAAKLFGFWKRPDPRAATTFEEMGLRDIFYWVYKCTHPVTRPEAGVDMAKLLMRDAGSVRLPDGFEKQATLTLGAGGDLLQAKGLAHSKDVLFESVADLLFGQTVSYANFESPITTQELKEEVISDREAPYECCSRDQFDILKGHKGKTFTVMHTANNHMFDYKVEGLETTQKVFAEEGILPVGTNATPDRYGRGRVLEIGGMKLGFAAATFGLNGHAMPDEEKFRIHHAKLSSKFADPDLDLVGRQIEDCKAQGCDFIFASLHWGWEFEFFPRRQQVEAARRLVEMGADAVLAHHPHVIQPVEYYRTRRDPDRVAVIAYSLGSLTWGYSAPHLVLSAILNLSLAKGRHQGREATYIESARVTPIFRSAADEGGRLVTRLERLADHVDGRGTRHPPAYIAEIKRLSDLVLGPEVLG, from the coding sequence ATGTCCGCCATGCTGCCCGCCACGCCCATCGGGGCGCTGGATATTTCGTCCACCAGCCTGAAGCTGAAGATGCATCTGGCTGTGACGGCGGCGAAGCTGTTCGGGTTCTGGAAGCGACCGGACCCGAGAGCCGCGACCACGTTCGAGGAGATGGGCCTGCGGGACATCTTCTACTGGGTCTACAAGTGCACCCACCCCGTAACCCGGCCCGAGGCCGGGGTGGACATGGCGAAGCTTTTGATGCGCGATGCCGGCAGCGTCCGCCTGCCCGACGGGTTCGAGAAACAGGCGACGCTCACCCTGGGGGCCGGCGGGGACCTATTGCAGGCCAAGGGGCTGGCCCATTCCAAGGACGTCCTGTTCGAAAGCGTGGCCGACCTGCTGTTCGGCCAGACCGTCTCCTATGCCAATTTCGAATCGCCCATCACCACCCAGGAACTGAAGGAAGAAGTCATCAGCGACCGCGAAGCCCCCTACGAATGCTGTTCGCGCGACCAGTTCGACATCCTGAAGGGCCACAAGGGCAAGACCTTCACCGTGATGCATACGGCGAACAACCACATGTTCGATTACAAGGTGGAAGGCCTGGAGACCACGCAGAAGGTCTTCGCGGAAGAAGGCATCCTGCCGGTCGGTACCAACGCGACGCCGGACCGGTACGGCCGCGGCCGGGTGCTGGAAATCGGCGGGATGAAGCTGGGCTTCGCCGCCGCCACCTTCGGGCTCAACGGCCATGCGATGCCGGACGAGGAAAAGTTCCGCATCCATCATGCGAAGCTGTCCTCGAAATTCGCCGATCCCGACCTGGACCTGGTGGGGCGCCAGATCGAGGACTGCAAGGCCCAGGGCTGCGACTTCATCTTCGCCTCCCTGCATTGGGGCTGGGAGTTCGAGTTCTTCCCGCGCCGCCAGCAGGTGGAAGCGGCCCGGCGGCTGGTCGAAATGGGGGCGGACGCCGTCCTCGCCCACCATCCGCACGTCATCCAGCCGGTGGAATACTACCGCACGCGGCGCGATCCCGACCGGGTGGCGGTCATCGCCTATTCCCTGGGCAGCCTGACCTGGGGCTATTCGGCGCCCCATCTGGTCCTGAGCGCCATTCTCAACCTGTCCCTGGCCAAGGGGCGCCACCAGGGGCGCGAGGCCACCTACATCGAGTCCGCCAGGGTGACCCCGATCTTCCGCAGCGCCGCCGACGAAGGCGGCCGGCTGGTGACCCGCCTGGAAAGGCTGGCCGACCATGTGGACGGCCGCGGCACCCGCCATCCGCCGGCCTATATCGCGGAAATCAAGCGCCTGTCCGACCTGGTGCTGGGACCGGAGGTCTTGGGCTGA